In Solanum pennellii chromosome 7, SPENNV200, the following are encoded in one genomic region:
- the LOC107024137 gene encoding uncharacterized protein LOC107024137: MKNMDWYSWLSKTSLNQELIYEYGLVFSRNELQKEDLIYFNHEFLQSMGIIVAKHRLEILKLARKEGGGGIGGGGTSSSSNGLSRLVLAINKTKKLLAKNLSKLSIHRVSTRLALSELKPYRTQWTGALRKLESSKEEKAIVTTRSMIMNSGPLDRRMQDKFMATNRNLSASGPLDGRVLQEKLMYPNRSPMKSGPLDRRYKDSAVYPSRINKSGPLDAMGYNSPRLNHYNQEMIPDDGVIYSQWSLMFQDMKPT, translated from the coding sequence ATGAAGAACATGGATTGGTATTCTTGGTTATCCAAGACTAGCCTTAATCAAGAACTTATCTATGAGTATGGTCTTGTTTTTAGTAGAAATGAGCTTCAAAAGGAGGACTTGATTTACTTCAATCAtgagttccttcaaagtatgGGGATAATTGTAGCCAAACATAGGTTAGAGATTCTCAAATTGGCTCGAAAGGAAGGCGGAGGCGGAATCGGAGGAGGAGGAACAAGTTCATCATCAAATGGTCTTTCAAGACTTGTTTTGGCAATAAACAAAACCAAGAAGCTACTTGCCAAGAACTTGAGCAAGCTCAGTATCCACCGAGTTTCAACTCGTCTAGCTCTCTCCGAGCTCAAACCTTATCGAACACAATGGACCGGAGCACTAAGGAAGCTCGAGAGCTCGAAGGAAGAGAAAGCCATAGTCACAACAAGAAGCATGATAATGAACTCAGGACCACTAGACAGAAGAATGCAAGACAAATTTATGGCCACCAACAGAAATCTGAGTGCCTCAGGCCCTCTAGATGGGAGAGTACTTCAAGAAAAGTTGATGTACCCTAATAGAAGTCCAATGAAGTCTGGTCCATTGGACAGAAGATACAAAGACAGTGCTGTTTATCCAAGCAGAATCAATAAATCTGGACCATTGGATGCAATGGGCTATAATAGCCCAAGACTTAATCACTATAATCAAGAAATGATACCTGATGATGGAGTTATCTACTCACAGTGGTCTTTAATGTTTCAAGATATGAAGCCCACTTGA